The genomic stretch CGGGGGCGTGTCGGAAGCGGAGCGGTCGTGCCACGCTCTCGTCTACTCGACCGGCACAGTTATGCGTTCCGTGACCCGGCCGAACCGTCCGCCGACACCCGAATCTTCACGGTCGTTGTTGATGGTCACCGGAACCTATATATTGGCAACATTCCAAGATAATATGTACCATGTCAATGGGTGCCTATGACGAGGACGAGCACGAGCGACGTGAACAGAAGACCTCGCAGGTCGACGCGTCTTTCGACGACGAGCGAGTTGTGTACCAGGGGACCCTCGAGTACGACTCCGGGGACTCCACAGCGGCACTCCTCGACCAGTTCAAGCAGATCAAAGAGCAGTAACGC from Salinigranum halophilum encodes the following:
- a CDS encoding DUF5786 family protein codes for the protein MSMGAYDEDEHERREQKTSQVDASFDDERVVYQGTLEYDSGDSTAALLDQFKQIKEQ